The following are encoded in a window of Candidatus Microthrix parvicella Bio17-1 genomic DNA:
- the dcd gene encoding dCTP deaminase: MILADASIRALIDSGALVFDPYDPDLVQPASVDVRLGRQFRVMRNTRLTHIDPITVDDALMESLEVPDGEPFVLHPGEFALGHTAETLGLPDNIVGVVNGKSSLGRLGVQVHATAGFVDPGFHGVIVLELSNVSTLPILLRPGMKVAQMVFQHLDRSAERPYGHPGLGSKYQGQQGAVASRYAANYPDA, encoded by the coding sequence GTGATCCTTGCCGATGCCTCTATCCGTGCACTCATCGATTCGGGTGCGTTGGTGTTCGACCCCTACGACCCCGATCTGGTGCAGCCCGCATCGGTCGACGTCCGTCTGGGACGGCAGTTTCGGGTGATGCGCAATACCCGCCTCACCCACATCGATCCCATCACGGTGGACGATGCGCTGATGGAGTCACTCGAGGTGCCCGACGGCGAGCCCTTTGTGCTGCACCCTGGTGAGTTCGCCCTGGGCCACACCGCTGAAACCCTGGGGCTTCCCGACAACATCGTGGGGGTGGTGAACGGCAAGTCCAGCCTTGGCCGGCTCGGTGTTCAGGTGCATGCCACAGCGGGCTTTGTCGACCCGGGCTTTCACGGCGTCATCGTGTTGGAGTTGTCCAACGTGTCGACGCTGCCGATCTTGCTGCGCCCTGGCATGAAGGTGGCCCAGATGGTGTTCCAGCACCTCGATCGTTCTGCGGAGCGCCCCTACGGGCACCCCGGCCTTGGTTCCAAATACCAGGGTCAGCAGGGCGCGGTCGCCTCGCGTTATGCGGCCAATTACCCCGACGCCTGA
- a CDS encoding YceI family protein: MTNKVKGAVGAHPVLAGLGVLVLVCAGVGAFVYNQMFGLQTTVVYFGVPDAPTLTAKPDETLYRIDATKSKITYNVDEKLAGTTHTATGTTRGIAGDIALNTNNPTTSRVGDIVINVQQLTSDQQLRDERLRHDYLESNDYQTATFSPTKLDGLPTKISQNTPYPFTITGNLTVKETTKPATLKATGTLNNNTLTINATTTISLSEFNIGPINMVGFAQSGDNAKLTFNLTAINAADFEDTDRVAAEPTPQPPKPTNTSPSFAKQVKPILETSCASCHQTGEAGAPFWELTNASDAVRIADGLALITKSGYMPPFLATNKGIPLQHDPRLTTTQITTIEDWAKAGAQLDTPKTTPIKAPDDVALHPRADKTLTAEAPYQGSTSKTNDYRCLVMDPQVTKPTVVTGYEFVPDKNEFVHHALVYRMSADRRKGIDERDAADPGTGYECFGGVGAGGGGLSPSGRSRGSSLVAGWAPGGLPGRYPDNTGLKLEPGDFFVTQIHYHYVHAAPPDQSELVLQVGEGDAADYDDVQVSQYLAPAEIPCMPDEKGPLCTREAAVKALGEEFGPAAPIIADGLNAICGSTPEETANVDANGISTTGCEHQVSSPGKLLSVNGHMHELGRTFRMTLNPDTPDEKILLDIDRWDFNWQFSYVPKEDITLTKDDVIKVECSWDRNLINPQAEPRWVTWSEGTEDEMCFSTVATVKPRE; the protein is encoded by the coding sequence ATGACAAACAAGGTGAAGGGCGCCGTGGGCGCCCACCCGGTGTTGGCGGGGTTGGGTGTGCTGGTACTGGTCTGCGCCGGCGTCGGCGCGTTCGTCTACAACCAAATGTTCGGCCTCCAAACCACCGTCGTCTACTTCGGTGTCCCCGACGCCCCCACCCTCACCGCCAAACCCGACGAAACCCTGTACCGAATCGACGCCACCAAATCCAAAATCACCTACAACGTCGACGAAAAACTCGCCGGCACCACCCACACCGCCACCGGAACCACCCGCGGCATCGCCGGTGACATCGCCCTCAACACCAACAACCCCACCACCTCACGCGTCGGCGACATCGTCATCAACGTCCAACAACTCACCTCCGACCAACAACTCCGCGACGAACGCCTCCGCCACGACTACCTCGAATCCAACGACTACCAAACCGCCACCTTCTCCCCCACCAAACTCGACGGCCTCCCCACCAAAATCAGCCAAAACACCCCCTACCCCTTCACCATCACCGGCAACCTCACCGTCAAAGAAACCACCAAACCCGCCACCCTCAAAGCCACCGGCACCCTCAACAACAACACCCTCACCATCAACGCCACCACCACCATCTCCCTCTCCGAATTCAACATCGGCCCCATCAACATGGTCGGCTTCGCCCAATCAGGCGACAACGCCAAACTCACCTTCAACCTCACCGCCATCAACGCCGCCGACTTCGAAGACACCGACCGCGTCGCCGCCGAACCAACACCCCAACCCCCCAAACCCACCAACACCTCACCCTCCTTCGCCAAACAGGTCAAACCCATCCTCGAAACCAGCTGCGCCTCATGCCACCAAACCGGCGAAGCAGGCGCACCCTTCTGGGAACTCACCAACGCATCAGACGCCGTCCGAATCGCCGACGGCCTCGCACTCATCACCAAATCCGGCTACATGCCCCCCTTCCTCGCCACCAACAAAGGCATCCCCCTCCAACACGACCCACGCCTCACCACCACCCAAATCACCACCATCGAAGACTGGGCCAAAGCCGGCGCCCAACTCGACACCCCCAAAACCACCCCCATCAAGGCGCCCGACGACGTGGCGCTCCACCCGAGGGCCGACAAGACCCTGACGGCGGAGGCCCCCTACCAGGGCTCAACGTCCAAAACCAACGACTACCGCTGCCTGGTCATGGACCCCCAGGTCACCAAGCCAACCGTCGTGACGGGCTACGAGTTCGTGCCCGACAAGAACGAGTTCGTCCACCACGCGCTCGTGTATCGCATGTCTGCCGATCGCCGGAAAGGCATCGATGAACGCGACGCCGCGGACCCCGGCACCGGCTACGAGTGCTTCGGCGGCGTGGGCGCAGGCGGCGGTGGGCTGAGCCCGTCGGGACGATCACGTGGTTCCTCCCTGGTGGCCGGATGGGCGCCCGGAGGTCTGCCTGGCCGCTATCCGGACAACACGGGGCTGAAGCTGGAACCCGGCGACTTCTTCGTCACCCAGATCCACTACCACTACGTGCACGCTGCACCACCGGACCAGAGCGAACTGGTGCTGCAGGTTGGCGAAGGCGATGCCGCGGACTACGACGACGTACAGGTCAGCCAGTACCTCGCACCCGCCGAGATCCCCTGCATGCCCGACGAGAAAGGCCCGTTGTGCACCCGTGAAGCGGCCGTCAAGGCGCTGGGTGAGGAGTTCGGCCCGGCTGCGCCCATCATCGCCGATGGACTCAACGCCATATGCGGTTCGACCCCGGAGGAGACCGCCAACGTCGACGCCAACGGCATCTCGACCACCGGTTGCGAGCACCAGGTTTCCTCCCCCGGCAAGCTCTTGTCGGTCAACGGGCACATGCACGAGTTGGGTCGCACGTTCCGCATGACCCTCAATCCCGACACGCCGGATGAGAAGATCCTGCTCGACATCGACCGCTGGGACTTCAACTGGCAGTTCAGCTATGTACCCAAGGAAGACATCACCCTGACCAAGGACGACGTCATCAAGGTGGAGTGCTCCTGGGACCGCAACCTGATCAACCCCCAGGCGGAACCTCGATGGGTCACCTGGTCCGAGGGCACCGAAGACGAGATGTGTTTCTCCACGGTCGCCACCGTCAAGCCCCGAGAGTGA
- a CDS encoding YceI family protein, which yields MTAQHPVLAGLGVLVLVCAGVGAFVYNQMFGLQTTVVYFGVPDAPTLTAKPDETLYRIDATKSKITYNVDEKLAGTTHTATGTTRGIAGDIALNTNNPTTSRVGDIVINVQQLTSDQQLRDERLRHDYLESNDYQTATFSPTKLDGLPTKISQNTPYPFTITGNLTVKETTKPATLKATGTLNNNTLTINATTTISLSEFNIGPINMVGFAQSGDNAKLTFNLTAINAADFEDTDRVAAEPTPQPPKPTNTSPSFAKQVKPILETSCASCHQTGEAGAPFWELTNASDAVRIADGLALITKSGYMPPFLATNKGIPLQHDPRLTTTQITTIEDWAKAGAQLDTPKTTPIKPKGKVINRIDPDVTLQADAPYQGSTKLTNDYRCLVMDPELKTDTSLTGYEFVPDKNEFVHHALIFRMAADLRPTVDARDKADPGTGYGCFGGVGADEVVPSPSGMGGGTDLVAAWAPGQSSGTFPDGSGMRLNQGDFFVVQVHYHFVHAAPPDHSELALRFGKDPVDDYDDIAVTQYLAPAEIPCRPDEKGPLCGRDAMMDDLADRYGSSAPVIADGLNGMCGGTPEMNANVDEDGMSYSSCDHWALGTGQVVSVFGHMHELGVGFRLTLNPDTPDEKILLDIDRWDFNWQLNYEPADEVVIKPGDIVRAECSWDRDLINPQTEPRWVSWAEGTEDEMCYSALTTREQHWTGTEQPPDGPEIEPGLIDPITLEADSPEAAD from the coding sequence ATGACGGCACAGCATCCGGTGTTGGCGGGGTTGGGTGTGCTGGTACTGGTCTGCGCCGGCGTCGGCGCGTTCGTCTACAACCAAATGTTCGGCCTCCAAACCACCGTCGTCTACTTCGGTGTCCCCGACGCCCCCACCCTCACCGCCAAACCCGACGAAACCCTGTACCGAATCGACGCCACCAAATCCAAAATCACCTACAACGTCGACGAAAAACTCGCCGGCACCACCCACACCGCCACCGGAACCACCCGCGGCATCGCCGGTGACATCGCCCTCAACACCAACAACCCCACCACCTCACGCGTCGGCGACATCGTCATCAACGTCCAACAACTCACCTCCGACCAACAACTCCGCGACGAACGCCTCCGCCACGACTACCTCGAATCCAACGACTACCAAACCGCCACCTTCTCCCCCACCAAACTCGACGGCCTCCCCACCAAAATCAGCCAAAACACCCCCTACCCCTTCACCATCACCGGCAACCTCACCGTCAAAGAAACCACCAAACCCGCCACCCTCAAAGCCACCGGCACCCTCAACAACAACACCCTCACCATCAACGCCACCACCACCATCTCCCTCTCCGAATTCAACATCGGCCCCATCAACATGGTCGGCTTCGCCCAATCAGGCGACAACGCCAAACTCACCTTCAACCTCACCGCCATCAACGCCGCCGACTTCGAAGACACCGACCGCGTCGCCGCCGAACCAACACCCCAACCCCCCAAACCCACCAACACCTCACCCTCCTTCGCCAAACAGGTCAAACCCATCCTCGAAACCAGCTGCGCCTCATGCCACCAAACCGGCGAAGCAGGCGCACCCTTCTGGGAACTCACCAACGCATCAGACGCCGTCCGAATCGCCGACGGCCTCGCACTCATCACCAAATCCGGCTACATGCCCCCCTTCCTCGCCACCAACAAAGGCATCCCCCTCCAACACGACCCACGCCTCACCACCACCCAAATCACCACCATCGAAGACTGGGCCAAAGCCGGCGCCCAACTCGACACCCCCAAAACCACCCCCATCAAACCCAAGGGCAAGGTGATCAACAGAATCGACCCCGACGTCACGTTGCAGGCCGATGCCCCGTACCAAGGCTCCACCAAGCTGACCAACGACTACCGCTGCCTGGTCATGGACCCCGAGCTCAAGACCGACACGTCACTGACGGGCTACGAGTTCGTGCCCGACAAGAACGAGTTCGTCCACCACGCACTGATCTTCCGTATGGCGGCCGACCTACGCCCCACCGTCGATGCGCGAGACAAGGCCGACCCTGGCACCGGCTACGGATGTTTCGGCGGCGTGGGCGCCGATGAGGTGGTCCCCAGCCCCAGCGGCATGGGCGGCGGAACCGACCTGGTGGCCGCATGGGCACCGGGACAGAGCAGCGGCACCTTCCCCGACGGGTCGGGTATGCGCTTGAACCAGGGCGACTTCTTCGTGGTGCAGGTGCACTACCACTTTGTGCACGCGGCACCACCCGACCACTCCGAACTGGCCCTGCGGTTCGGGAAGGATCCGGTCGACGACTACGACGACATCGCGGTCACCCAGTACCTCGCACCCGCCGAGATCCCCTGCCGACCCGACGAGAAAGGCCCGTTATGTGGCCGGGACGCCATGATGGACGACCTCGCAGATCGTTACGGATCGTCAGCACCAGTGATCGCCGACGGCCTCAACGGCATGTGCGGCGGCACGCCCGAGATGAACGCCAACGTCGATGAGGACGGCATGTCGTACTCATCGTGTGATCACTGGGCCCTGGGGACCGGGCAGGTCGTGTCGGTGTTCGGACACATGCACGAGTTGGGGGTGGGCTTTCGCCTCACCCTCAACCCGGACACGCCGGACGAGAAGATCCTGCTCGACATCGACCGCTGGGACTTCAACTGGCAACTCAACTACGAACCTGCCGACGAGGTGGTGATCAAACCCGGCGACATCGTGCGGGCGGAATGCTCGTGGGACCGAGACCTGATCAACCCACAAACCGAGCCCCGTTGGGTTTCGTGGGCCGAGGGCACCGAGGACGAGATGTGCTACTCGGCGCTGACCACGCGTGAACAGCATTGGACCGGGACGGAACAGCCACCTGATGGTCCCGAGATCGAGCCGGGACTGATCGATCCGATCACCCTGGAGGCCGACTCGCCCGAGGCCGCCGACTAG
- a CDS encoding DEAD/DEAH box helicase, producing MNTPVPSFRALGVPDDLSAVLERAGIVFPFDIQVAAIPDALAGRDVLARAPTGSGKTLAFGLPLVAQVGRGTTRKPRALVLSPTRELAEQIRRELEPLAAARGRNVLAVYGGVGMNPQRSALNRGVDVLVACPGRLTDLIEQGCVSLGDVDQVVIDEADRMADMGFLPTVRKLLDMTAKRRQTQLYSATLDNDVKVLVDRYQHQPVRHEVGETEPDLSTVSHRFIEADRPQKLALSADLIDDAGPTVVFCRTRHGADRVAKQLKRVGIKAAPIHGGRSQGQRTRALEAFADGKVAALVATDVAARGIHVDGVACVLHFDLPPDPKDYVHRSGRTARAGAEGQVVSLVQPDQRKDLRKLQREVGLPQADSEVAFVPSVRAQVPVHEPSRPKGGGGNKRRNPRNSGGGSSRGNSGSGSGRARSGSSGRR from the coding sequence ATGAATACCCCCGTTCCTTCGTTCCGCGCGCTTGGCGTGCCCGACGACCTGTCCGCCGTGCTTGAACGCGCCGGCATCGTCTTCCCGTTTGACATCCAGGTCGCTGCCATCCCCGACGCTCTCGCCGGCCGTGACGTGCTGGCTCGTGCCCCAACCGGCTCTGGTAAGACGCTGGCCTTCGGCCTGCCACTGGTCGCCCAGGTGGGGCGCGGCACCACGCGCAAGCCGCGCGCCCTGGTGCTGTCTCCCACCCGTGAGTTGGCCGAACAGATCCGTCGCGAGCTTGAGCCGCTGGCGGCGGCCAGGGGCCGCAACGTGCTGGCCGTCTACGGCGGCGTCGGCATGAATCCACAACGCTCGGCGCTGAACCGGGGCGTCGACGTCCTCGTCGCATGTCCAGGACGGTTGACCGACCTGATCGAGCAGGGCTGTGTCAGCCTCGGTGACGTCGACCAGGTGGTGATCGATGAGGCCGACCGCATGGCCGACATGGGCTTTCTGCCCACGGTCCGCAAGCTGTTGGACATGACGGCCAAGCGCCGCCAGACTCAGCTGTACTCGGCGACACTCGATAACGACGTGAAGGTACTGGTCGACCGCTATCAGCATCAGCCGGTGCGCCACGAGGTTGGGGAAACCGAACCCGACCTTTCCACCGTGAGCCATCGCTTCATCGAAGCCGACCGCCCTCAGAAGCTGGCGCTTTCCGCTGATCTCATCGATGACGCAGGCCCGACGGTGGTGTTCTGCCGCACGCGCCACGGCGCCGACCGGGTGGCGAAGCAACTCAAGCGCGTGGGCATCAAAGCGGCGCCGATCCATGGTGGGCGTTCCCAGGGGCAGCGCACCCGGGCATTGGAAGCGTTCGCCGACGGCAAGGTGGCGGCGCTGGTGGCCACCGACGTTGCCGCGCGTGGGATCCACGTCGACGGCGTGGCCTGCGTGTTGCACTTCGATCTGCCGCCCGACCCCAAGGATTACGTGCACCGCTCCGGTCGCACCGCCCGGGCGGGCGCCGAGGGCCAGGTGGTCTCGCTCGTGCAGCCGGATCAGCGCAAAGACCTCCGCAAACTGCAGCGTGAGGTTGGCCTGCCCCAGGCCGACAGCGAGGTGGCCTTCGTGCCGAGCGTGCGCGCACAGGTGCCAGTGCACGAGCCGTCTCGGCCGAAGGGTGGGGGTGGCAACAAGCGTCGAAACCCTCGCAACTCCGGCGGCGGTTCGAGCCGAGGGAACTCGGGTTCGGGCAGCGGTCGCGCCCGCTCAGGAAGCTCGGGCCGCCGATAG
- a CDS encoding SDR family oxidoreductase translates to MDGAPKSLDGRRVIVTGGSSGIGEAIARSCVEAGASVGLLARRVEPLAALADELGAAWRSADVADLAAATTAVQELAEALGGVDGLINNAGRMDLGSPTATNPEVWRAAFEVNVMGLLATTHAAVPYLRRSAHPNLINMSSMSGRRVASVDGGVYASTKFAVHALGDALRMELQPDGIAVTTVSPGFVRTNLADDADDEHRRQWQHSVAERGIDPEVIGEVVRHLLTLPTGVCPVEYALTATAQLPG, encoded by the coding sequence ATGGACGGGGCACCGAAGTCGTTGGATGGTCGCCGGGTAATCGTGACCGGCGGTTCATCCGGTATCGGCGAGGCGATTGCACGCTCGTGTGTGGAGGCGGGTGCATCGGTTGGTCTGCTGGCCAGACGGGTCGAGCCGCTCGCCGCGCTCGCAGACGAACTTGGCGCGGCCTGGCGCAGCGCCGATGTGGCCGACCTGGCGGCGGCCACAACGGCGGTCCAGGAGTTGGCGGAAGCACTGGGCGGGGTGGACGGCCTGATCAACAATGCCGGTCGCATGGACCTGGGGTCGCCCACGGCCACCAACCCCGAGGTGTGGCGGGCCGCCTTTGAGGTGAACGTCATGGGTCTGCTCGCCACCACCCATGCGGCCGTTCCTTACCTCCGCCGGAGCGCACACCCCAACCTCATCAACATGTCGTCGATGTCCGGTCGCCGGGTGGCGAGCGTGGACGGTGGCGTCTACGCATCCACCAAGTTCGCCGTCCACGCGCTGGGCGATGCGCTGCGGATGGAGTTGCAACCCGACGGCATTGCGGTCACCACCGTGTCGCCGGGGTTCGTGCGGACCAACCTGGCCGACGATGCCGACGATGAACATCGCCGTCAGTGGCAACACAGCGTGGCCGAGCGTGGCATCGACCCCGAGGTGATCGGCGAGGTGGTGCGCCACCTGCTGACGCTTCCGACCGGGGTCTGCCCGGTGGAGTACGCCCTGACCGCAACGGCCCAACTTCCGGGGTAA
- the arfB gene encoding alternative ribosome rescue aminoacyl-tRNA hydrolase ArfB, with protein MAGGSHKPIPSERGLQVTERLTIPEGELSWQFTRSGGPGGQHANTSDTRVDVRFDIANSAVLDDRQRSRLTQQFGDEARVIVDRHRSQWKNRVEARSQLAGRIRAALAPPKAPRRATRPTRGSQRRRLEAKRQQSEKKANRRRPAAD; from the coding sequence ATGGCAGGCGGCTCACACAAACCGATCCCCAGCGAACGGGGCTTGCAGGTCACCGAGCGTCTCACCATCCCCGAGGGCGAGTTGAGCTGGCAGTTCACACGATCCGGCGGCCCCGGCGGACAGCACGCCAACACGTCCGACACCCGCGTTGATGTGCGCTTCGACATCGCCAACTCGGCCGTGCTCGACGACCGGCAGCGCTCACGGCTCACCCAGCAATTCGGTGACGAGGCCCGGGTGATCGTCGACCGTCACCGATCACAGTGGAAGAACCGGGTGGAGGCCCGTTCGCAGCTGGCCGGTCGGATCAGGGCGGCGCTCGCTCCGCCCAAGGCGCCGCGCCGGGCCACCCGCCCCACCCGCGGCTCCCAGCGGCGACGCCTGGAGGCCAAACGCCAACAGAGCGAGAAGAAGGCCAACCGTCGCCGCCCGGCCGCAGACTGA
- a CDS encoding GNAT family N-acetyltransferase — translation MDLTEPTLTIEAVGPKQWDRVRALRLASLREDPQSFFKLLSEEIGLTEDEWRARLASVNTWVAVLDGVDVGVVTSSPDRENPTAAHLSGLWVAPAGRRRRTAVALSGAVVERAGSEGFRRVVLWVASANHGADALYAGLGFTRTGRTDTFKPPRDLYTEWELELLL, via the coding sequence GTGGACCTCACCGAGCCGACGCTGACCATCGAGGCGGTTGGTCCCAAGCAGTGGGATCGGGTGCGGGCGCTGCGCCTGGCGAGTTTGAGGGAGGACCCGCAGTCGTTCTTCAAGCTGCTTTCGGAGGAGATCGGCCTGACCGAGGACGAATGGAGGGCCCGGCTGGCCTCGGTGAACACCTGGGTGGCGGTGCTCGACGGGGTCGACGTGGGCGTGGTGACCTCCAGCCCGGACCGCGAGAACCCAACCGCTGCGCACCTGTCCGGCCTGTGGGTCGCCCCGGCGGGTCGGCGCCGTCGGACAGCGGTCGCCTTGAGTGGTGCGGTGGTCGAGCGAGCCGGGAGCGAAGGATTCCGCCGGGTGGTGTTGTGGGTGGCGAGTGCCAATCACGGCGCCGACGCCCTCTACGCCGGCCTTGGGTTCACCCGCACGGGTCGCACCGACACGTTCAAGCCGCCGCGTGACCTCTACACCGAATGGGAGCTCGAATTGTTGTTGTAG